A genomic region of Glycine max cultivar Williams 82 chromosome 15, Glycine_max_v4.0, whole genome shotgun sequence contains the following coding sequences:
- the LOC106796271 gene encoding uncharacterized protein codes for MAIPLPCLAPMQPSPASLSASLSMPIAPLCLVPMQQSQAPMPAPHLAANSKHQVPHGLSSVFNQLDHVRVVVSLDNLLSVVVHYGHAAVPHDKLLEHRDIALFEMVVESYGSAMVARKRQPVAFALWTAAKLSEFCRDRPWDLGITFGSHGLKPQHLEDKGVVDGPRNVMNGIK; via the coding sequence ATGGCGATTCCGCTTCCATGCCTCGCACCCATGCAACCAAGTCCCGCATCATTATCGGCTTCGCTTTCCATGCCGATTGCGCCTCTATGCCTTGTGCCGATGCAACAAAGCCAAGCACCCATGCCTGCTCCTCACCTTGCCGCCAACAGCAAGCACCAAGTGCCCCACGGGCTATCCTCCGTCTTCAACCAGCTCGACCACGTTCGTGTTGTTGTTTCCCTCGACAACCTCTTAAGTGTTGTTGTTCATTATGGTCATGCAGCGGTTCCACATGACAAGCTTTTGGAACATAGAGACATTGCACTGTTTGAGATGGTAGTTGAGTCCTATGGGTCTGCCATGGTCGCACGCAAGCGCCAACCAGTTGCTTTTGCACTATGGACGGCTGCTAAACTAAGTGAATTTTGTCGGGACAGACCTTGGGATCTTGGTATTACTTTTGGAAGCCATGGTTTGAAGCCccaacaccttgaggacaaaGGTGTTGTTGATGGGCCAAGGAATGTTATGAATGGAATAAAGTAG